TGCTCtgtacttggacgatatacatccgttttggaaaacgttaaagtaTTTAGATGCAGAAGAAGACGCGAACGAAgaagtacggcacgcaaacgccgatgataaagagtactttcaatcgttggtggatgaagttttaaaatccGACCCCTCAGTACTACGACGCgtctctcaggtacttgaacatgaGTTGCACCCCGATGGTGACGACATACCTGAGCCCGaagcaagtccaccgaggaaaggaagaccaatgacaagcagaaccttgaggagaaacaaaagtgcgttTGAGTACAGTAGATCGTCCTCAAGGGGTCGCGGATCAAGATCATCATCACGCGGGAGATCCAGTGGTAGATCAAGCAGCCGGTCGCATCAatcgtcagttggaattaacttcagtttcaacttatcaggtactcttatttcttttcatttaatcttatatgttttatatcAATATTGGCGTAATGATATATTGTTACTTATTCAGATGGTGcagcaggtcgtgatttttcactttttccgtgGCCAGATCACATTCCATTTATTCTTCCGCCATatctgtttgattggattgatgttataggtgacggtaattgtggatttagagctattgccgccacagagttagggggtgaggaagcatggcctctgttacgacgtgcaatgagtttggaaatggaaacGCATAGAGAACAATATGCACGCTTATATTTATCAGCAGATTCGGTGGAGGAAGCTATATTCAGAGTTGGTGCCCACAATAAAGGACCTGCTCCGTACGATCACTGGTTGGAAGCGACAACACTGTATTCTGCAGCAACATTTTTAAACATAGCAATTGCGTATTATGGCTCTGCGGATGGTCATCCAATGTACAATTGTTTAGTGCTTCCTTTAAGAAGAACAGGGGGAATGCATGGCGtaaataaacttatacatattctttgggtaaacgggaatcattatgttcagcttttaatgaacgatgattcatctccagtGCCGCCAGTCCAACAAAATTGGAGAGCAGCTAACAATTCATGTGCAGATTTAGAAAGACAATATCGTAATAGGATATCACTTTGGAGTAGAATGTGCAACATACAACGACAACAGCATAATAACACCGCCGGAGACGCGGTGAATTTAGATTCTCCATAgtgtttatatataattcaattgtTCAAACGATTAAAAAGTTGTTCATACATAAAGATTAAATACAACAATTGTTCATGCATTACAAAACAGGTAAATGTCTATAAGGGGCTGCGCCCTCTACACTCTTGCCATTCGGAAAACAACTCTCTAAGATCCTCTAAATACATATCAGCAGCATCTCTTTCCCGAGGCGTCATTTGAGCAATAGCTGGCATCCTGAGCAATGGTGCAAGTCGAGTTGGAAATTCAGCAGCAAACTGTAAAACCAGACAATTGCAAAGtcaatacatgttatgaaacataaaaataaaatatataattaggaATACTAACATATTCGACTCTGTTATCAGCAGCACCAAACGCAGCAGCAGGTCCTTCACCTGGGATAAGAAAACAGTGggaagacactctaaaccagtccACGTAATCCGgggcagcctctgatggaaccgatGCGCGACGCTGTGCCTGCTCCACTACGCGGGCACAGtaagggaacctactccacatctccGTAAACATACAGGAAGAAGCGAATGTAACTGAGTAGGAGCCCTGTGCTGGTCGCAgagcttgggtaggtctcagCGGAGCCGGGGGAATCTCCTGTGCAAAACCGAGCTGCCTcactgtcctctcaggcaaataGACCTCCACGATATCGAAACAGGTGATACCACCGATATACGAGGTAcgtgggtgctcgttcaataaaGACCTATCATAAGTCAAGTACGGAGTCCACTCCACCTGCTCACAATGAATATAATACATAATCAACATAACATCTCTGCCCTTGACAAGTTAAACAATTAAGTTTGAagtcatgtacaaaacctgtgcCTCTGTCATGGCATCCAGTATGCTCCTACAGTCTATCAGTCTGCTCAGCTCGCGGATTGGCTTCGGCGGGGACCACATCTCTGCCCTTGTCTTGTTCGGCATGTCAGCTTGACGCggatgggggcggaaggctgggaagtactcgtaaatccatgtctgcaacagtgtcaggcaaccagcaatagtcttgcacccagtccttgtcgccatacccagttggcgatacatgtgagcaagcgtcactgcaccccaagcaatATCAGCCTCATCAGCGGTAACAGTAACAACAGGGTGAGGAcgcatcccgactctagtcttatccacgagcaacgtggaacctactatagccatgtagtaggcggTACGTTGAGTATCCAtagactgagaacggtggcatagctgcaacagtgCACCAACATTAATGCTGCCGCTTGTGAAGTGCCCCTTCGCACGCAGCTCCGACAATGGCATACCAAAAAGGCCGGCCAGGCCAAGCTGCCATTCATTATCAGACGGTTGCAcgggaagtgaaccgtcaatgccaattcccaagatgcgttgcacgtcgtgcaacattatggtcatctccccccacggcatgtggaaggtgttcgtgtcaggctgccacctttccacaaatgccgtaatgagagcactgtcgatgtgctggtgcattatatacggCAGCCGACCAAGGGGAGTACCAGGTAACACTCTGTACAattcatcagacatgtcctgaagTCTAATGATTGAATCCAACGTTTTCTTCCGAGCACGacattccaaaatcggaggggtgcgctccgatccctcaaatatagcctttgctacgtgcccaccgtagctgggtattaaagtagtatcaacagggcccccgggctgggctGATGTGATTAACCAGTCCGTGTCCGCGGACTGCGATcgcctcctcccccgtggagccgcatcctcagcCTGGCTTACTCCTGCCTGATCAGAAGTGCCACTCGAGCCCTGCCCTCTACTCTTGAACTTAACAGCATGGCCTCTTACGATcgtccaatcaacaggatgacatgcagactcatcctgaccaagagactcttcccgactaagagactcgtcgtaatcagtatcatcgtcacctgagccgaccgtatgactatgtaggctactttggcgctcaaagcgactacgcacttgctctagggtacttgaacgttgggcctgactatgtatggccgcttgttcttgccttgctcgccttgcagatcccgtaacccccctctcatggggatcacctctcagtaaagtaggcctagatctattgccgcttaataaacctctaaaaaacccttttcctttaccttgatttccagccatttgctagaattttcataatttaaattaagacaacattttaaattacttaaaatcaaataaattaaaaacaagcaacacgtaaaatatttcacatttacaaataattaaacaattattatattcataaatatttaaacaactcaaatttaataaattaattacactaaacaaattcattacaataaaaaaaaaaaaaaaaattaaaaccggtcgcacgaaccggtcgcacaaaatgtgcgaccggttcgtgcgactggttttaattttttttttttttttttttctttttcgaatacgtaaatcaataactacttcttacaacaacattatcataatacatattattacaacatttactaaataacattaactaacaacaaactctttcaaaatttaaaaaaaaataaaaaataaaaaaaaaattttggtttcggcccagtcgcacaaaacgtgcgactgtacagtcgcacgttttgtgcgactgggccgaatcgaaaatttttttttttttttttttttgcttcgattgatttaaaaaaaacttacctcgaatttttgttgacgatttcgattccaaagttttagctccgcttaattttatgtgaagaatttgattttatggaagtgatgaaagtgttattgagtggatttgaagtgtttttatataaattataagcttagtggcattttcgtaattttttaagtttcaggggtaaaatcgtaatttcattcaagggggggtggcgataaaatgaaattggtggcgacaaataagaaatgGGTTTTTATTTCCCAATCCTTaaatatcgccaccctttttattttatcgccacatccctaataaaattacgaatttgcccctaaatttaaaattttctacaTATATATTCCAATTTCACTAAACAACTCCTTTATCAcactcaaaaaacaaaattacaacataaaatttttggagcaaaaactaagaaattcaatccgcaaacaattaatcgaggtaatttttattcgaatcgtattattttaaattattttttttaaaaaaatatgcagTCGCAGGAAAACCGCGAGCCAACCGCGGTTCAGTCGCAGGAAAATCGCGGCTGGAGCGCGGTTTTCCTGCGACTGcaatttttttccctttttttatgaataattattattaattttatttatattattattgttattattattattattattgttattattattattattattattattgtgattgttattattattattattattaaatttttatttttatttcaattattatatttaatttattttttaaaatattattat
The sequence above is drawn from the Amaranthus tricolor cultivar Red isolate AtriRed21 chromosome 5, ASM2621246v1, whole genome shotgun sequence genome and encodes:
- the LOC130813677 gene encoding uncharacterized protein LOC130813677, whose translation is MRSNGALYLDDIHPFWKTLKYLDAEEDANEEVLEHELHPDGDDIPEPEASPPRKGRPMTSRTLRRNKSAFEYSRSSSRGRGSRSSSRGRSSGRSSSRSHQSSVGINFSFNLSDGAAGRDFSLFPWPDHIPFILPPYLFDWIDVIGDGNCGFRAIAATELGGEEAWPLLRRAMSLEMETHREQYARLYLSADSVEEAIFRVGAHNKGPAPYDHWLEATTLYSAATFLNIAIAYYGSADGHPMYNCLVLPLRRTGGMHGVNKLIHILWVNGNHYVQLLMNDDSSPVPPVQQNWRAANNSCADLERQYRNRISLWSRMCNIQRQQHNNTAGDAVNLDSP
- the LOC130814197 gene encoding protein MAIN-LIKE 1-like, whose amino-acid sequence is MSDELYRVLPGTPLGRLPYIMHQHIDSALITAFVERWQPDTNTFHMPWGEMTIMLHDVQRILGIGIDGSLPVQPSDNEWQLGLAGLFGMPLSELRAKGHFTSGSINVGALLQLCHRSQSMDTQRTAYYMAIVGSTLLVDKTRVGMRPHPVVTVTADEADIAWGAVTLAHMYRQLGMATRTGCKTIAGCLTLLQTWIYEYFPAFRPHPRQADMPNKTRAEMWSPPKPIRELSRLIDCRSILDAMTEAQVEWTPYLTYDRSLLNEHPRTSYIGGITCFDIVEVYLPERTVRQLGFAQEIPPAPLRPTQALRPAQGSYSVTFASSCMFTEMWSRFPYCARVVEQAQRRASVPSEAAPDYVDWFRVSSHCFLIPGEGPAAAFGAADNRVEYFAAEFPTRLAPLLRMPAIAQMTPRERDAADMYLEDLRELFSEWQECRGRSPL